Proteins encoded by one window of Acetivibrio thermocellus ATCC 27405:
- a CDS encoding ATP-binding protein: protein MSRDIHRIIINEYESRQQAASYRQLLKREEVYKKIPRIEEIDNEIRLAGVKYNKAILLGIEPSDKAIKELLAKIERLNQEKKELLIKHSYPEDYLEPEFQCKQCKDTGFVETPTGTEKCSCYRQQYINHLFKQSNIKVLDVENFSTFNVNFYPDEIDEKKYGIKISPRQNILKIRERALAFIENIDNPQDKNLFFSGPTGVGKTFMINCIASELLKRGRTVLYQTAQSLFKVINDYRLSALKDGEFEDTAYSDIFNVELLIIDDLGTESPTATRYAELLNILNTRQERNLSTPCKTIIATNLGINLLSEYYDERIVSRIIGGFDLFRFAGNDIRVLKKTAQHVSDKA from the coding sequence ATGAGCAGGGATATTCACCGCATAATAATAAATGAATACGAATCGAGACAGCAGGCAGCCTCTTACAGGCAATTATTGAAAAGGGAAGAGGTTTACAAAAAGATACCCCGAATTGAGGAAATAGACAATGAAATACGGCTTGCAGGGGTAAAATACAACAAAGCCATACTTTTAGGCATCGAACCTTCGGACAAAGCAATAAAAGAGCTTTTGGCAAAAATTGAAAGACTTAATCAGGAAAAAAAGGAACTTTTGATAAAGCATTCTTACCCTGAAGACTATCTTGAACCTGAATTCCAATGCAAGCAATGCAAAGACACAGGTTTTGTGGAAACACCGACTGGCACGGAAAAATGCTCCTGCTACCGCCAGCAATATATCAACCATCTTTTTAAGCAGTCAAATATAAAGGTTCTGGATGTGGAGAATTTTTCCACTTTTAATGTGAACTTTTATCCTGATGAAATTGACGAGAAAAAGTACGGAATCAAAATCTCACCAAGACAGAATATTTTAAAAATACGGGAGCGGGCATTGGCGTTTATCGAAAACATTGACAATCCACAGGACAAGAACCTTTTTTTCAGTGGACCCACAGGGGTTGGCAAAACCTTTATGATAAACTGCATAGCTTCAGAGCTTCTTAAAAGAGGAAGAACCGTATTGTACCAGACAGCCCAGTCTCTGTTCAAGGTCATTAATGATTACAGGCTGTCGGCACTAAAAGACGGTGAATTTGAAGACACCGCCTATTCCGACATTTTTAATGTTGAACTCCTTATTATAGACGACCTTGGGACCGAATCTCCAACGGCAACAAGATATGCAGAACTTTTAAACATTCTGAACACCCGGCAGGAAAGAAACTTGTCCACTCCCTGCAAAACCATTATAGCCACCAACCTTGGAATCAATCTGCTCAGTGAATATTATGACGAAAGAATTGTGTCAAGAATTATAGGAGGATTTGACCTGTTCAGGTTTGCGGGAAACGACATCCGGGTACTGAAAAAAACCGCACAGCACGTTTCAGATAAGGCATAA
- a CDS encoding cellulose binding domain-containing protein: MKRKFYLRTFALLIVLCVFVNLSLIAGFNRLFVENVYADEGVEFPVSSNKVYVTLKNIKTGVPSDTIALKIGIINLNKAININLNDIKLRYYFTNDGCSPIQVNIKLFGTETESFNPELVKTSVVTGLSYPGADSYVEIGFTGSVELNCDRKPIYIELDIKENSPDRNFDQSNDFSNNNYYTPFLPEEFFASGRVPVFMYDPKKRDYVLLTGVLPSETSKIPNPTPTPVVSPSPSPIVPEGEKILATASGNIIIPKPSPAPVGLFEPADIGFPHEGSIDVGFSPRKKEALILLDSSYESNDVDDGPTGIFKYCLFSSGDSLYQGDNITIEGDVFTRNTMNVTTSGIKITGKVEYSFRDRNSYAGPLGGKEIEMEPADAERYDRYLVPDENDDYSALFSMIQTKVTNLPEKDDAKFLITEDTVEKYISPANPNWRKNAVQFYYDDNDKSVSIEYRSKEAGGFSREYGNSLPQYSIKQDKGDAFVLKSNMFFDGNLIISVKGIRQELIDGATSAFIYAYGDIILQGNGATFNDVYLITKYGNIYIETDSCNVNGIAFAPNGKIVINGRSNNLQGSFVARKIQCEPGNSVFKGPTDDQLEDIEDALKSTEGFDTIRNSIALLPYIFDEYTRAGIITYSDYANINDSPINDSWKFFDAATEREEFLNYTLTLSVDEDSKRSNLGDGLRKALDVFNKYSDPEADKYIYIFTSLDPNAYTRSHLSDGLFETDPKVDTNAAYIYDETVNGEGNQYVREIMKLIEKYNNNHVNGKIKLILVDLTNYIKEFNIKNGAKESEIEVDVLTNLAYDLGIDISDSDEKAYYCPSLEDIQSLSIINELAYRSNSMPPKLAVENLKISSAQFELSLPSYIKPVELFFKRASNTKESIVNLSGLAASGGKYNITYTFSGDELATLTRISDGLKYDLESNGLYMTLIVNSSDDWDDGDNPLTVKGTVDIAGPKITYKLFDDKNNDGVRSAGEAEFEVVVPFDNIKFNVEYKKDIN; encoded by the coding sequence ATGAAAAGAAAGTTTTATCTTCGAACGTTTGCGCTTCTGATAGTTCTCTGCGTTTTTGTCAACCTTTCATTAATAGCAGGTTTTAATAGGCTTTTTGTAGAAAATGTTTATGCAGATGAAGGTGTTGAATTTCCGGTTTCAAGCAACAAGGTTTATGTAACATTGAAAAACATCAAAACAGGTGTGCCATCAGATACTATAGCCTTGAAGATTGGTATTATCAATTTAAATAAAGCAATAAACATAAATTTGAATGATATTAAACTAAGATATTACTTTACTAATGACGGCTGCTCCCCTATACAGGTTAATATAAAATTATTTGGCACAGAAACGGAGAGTTTCAACCCTGAACTGGTTAAAACTTCAGTAGTGACAGGTTTGTCCTATCCGGGTGCTGACAGCTATGTTGAAATAGGATTTACCGGTTCTGTAGAGTTAAATTGTGATCGCAAACCTATATACATTGAACTTGATATCAAAGAAAACAGCCCTGATCGTAACTTCGATCAATCCAATGATTTTTCCAATAATAATTACTATACTCCCTTTTTGCCTGAAGAGTTTTTTGCATCGGGAAGAGTGCCGGTTTTCATGTACGATCCAAAAAAACGCGACTATGTGCTTTTGACCGGTGTACTCCCCAGCGAAACATCCAAGATTCCGAATCCAACTCCGACGCCTGTAGTATCTCCTTCTCCTTCACCAATAGTACCCGAAGGTGAAAAAATACTTGCTACTGCTTCAGGAAATATCATTATACCAAAACCAAGTCCTGCCCCTGTTGGATTATTTGAACCGGCTGATATTGGATTCCCGCATGAAGGTTCCATAGATGTGGGTTTCTCTCCACGCAAAAAAGAAGCCTTGATTTTGCTTGATTCATCTTATGAATCCAACGATGTAGATGATGGACCGACAGGTATTTTTAAATATTGTCTGTTCTCCAGTGGTGATTCTTTATACCAGGGAGACAATATAACAATTGAAGGGGATGTGTTTACAAGAAATACAATGAATGTTACGACTTCAGGTATTAAAATAACAGGAAAAGTTGAATACTCATTTAGAGATCGAAACTCATATGCTGGTCCTTTGGGTGGTAAAGAAATAGAGATGGAACCGGCTGATGCAGAGAGGTATGATCGTTATCTTGTACCTGATGAAAATGACGACTATTCAGCATTATTTTCAATGATACAGACTAAGGTTACAAATCTTCCTGAAAAAGATGACGCTAAGTTTTTAATTACAGAAGACACAGTCGAAAAATACATTTCTCCCGCAAATCCTAATTGGCGGAAAAATGCAGTACAGTTTTACTATGATGACAATGACAAATCCGTATCTATTGAATACCGTTCAAAAGAAGCCGGAGGATTTAGTCGCGAATACGGTAACTCCTTACCGCAATATTCTATAAAACAAGACAAAGGCGATGCATTTGTACTTAAATCCAATATGTTTTTTGACGGCAATCTTATAATAAGCGTCAAAGGTATTAGGCAAGAATTAATTGATGGTGCCACATCTGCTTTTATATACGCTTATGGCGATATAATTCTACAAGGAAATGGAGCAACGTTTAATGATGTGTATCTTATAACAAAATATGGAAACATTTATATTGAAACAGATAGCTGTAATGTCAACGGCATTGCATTTGCTCCAAACGGAAAAATTGTCATTAACGGTCGAAGCAACAATCTACAAGGTAGTTTCGTTGCAAGAAAAATCCAATGTGAGCCAGGTAATAGTGTTTTTAAAGGACCCACTGATGACCAATTAGAAGATATTGAAGATGCCCTGAAAAGTACAGAAGGTTTTGACACCATTAGAAACTCAATAGCCTTACTTCCCTATATATTTGATGAATATACAAGAGCTGGTATCATAACCTATTCGGATTATGCAAACATAAATGACTCACCGATTAACGATAGTTGGAAATTTTTTGATGCTGCTACTGAGCGGGAAGAATTTTTAAATTATACTTTGACACTGTCAGTGGACGAGGACAGCAAAAGAAGCAATCTTGGTGACGGACTGAGAAAAGCTTTGGATGTATTCAATAAATACTCAGATCCCGAAGCGGACAAATATATATACATCTTTACAAGTCTTGATCCAAATGCATACACCAGATCGCATCTTTCTGACGGACTATTTGAAACTGACCCGAAAGTTGATACTAATGCGGCCTATATTTATGATGAAACTGTCAACGGGGAAGGAAACCAATATGTTAGAGAAATAATGAAATTAATTGAAAAGTATAATAATAATCACGTCAATGGCAAAATAAAACTTATACTTGTTGATTTGACTAATTATATTAAAGAATTCAATATAAAGAACGGTGCAAAAGAATCTGAAATAGAAGTTGACGTTTTAACAAATCTTGCCTATGACCTGGGAATTGACATTTCTGACTCTGATGAAAAAGCTTACTACTGTCCTTCATTAGAGGATATACAATCACTTTCAATTATAAACGAATTGGCATATCGTTCAAACAGTATGCCGCCTAAACTTGCTGTGGAAAACTTGAAAATCAGTTCAGCACAATTTGAACTGTCACTGCCAAGTTACATCAAACCGGTTGAATTGTTCTTCAAGAGGGCAAGTAATACAAAAGAGTCAATTGTTAACTTGTCAGGACTTGCAGCATCTGGTGGCAAATACAATATAACCTATACTTTCAGCGGCGATGAGCTGGCAACCCTTACAAGGATTAGCGACGGCTTGAAATATGACTTGGAAAGCAACGGATTATACATGACCCTGATTGTCAACAGTAGTGACGATTGGGACGATGGAGATAATCCTCTGACCGTTAAAGGTACCGTTGACATTGCCGGACCTAAAATAACATATAAATTGTTTGATGACAAAAATAATGACGGCGTAAGGTCCGCAGGTGAAGCTGAATTTGAAGTTGTAGTGCCGTTCGACAATATTAAATTCAATGTAGAGTACAAGAAGGATATCAACTAA
- a CDS encoding DUF5050 domain-containing protein — protein MSNEQNSKNNSKIVLISSVVILILVFVVLVSKLGSGSKPSNSPDSPKISQSDYIKEKINTPINLDTYVKNALTCGSLAVTDDYIFYSNSEGLYRINKDGSNKLELEQGEISNINIYNNYLYYTKRISENKTISSTNYTHNIIKQSFDGSEKTEIASMNCQRIDSMLAVNDLLIYKLVIFEGDGGKDDYGEETGKLVSKYQAVSLENPEDIGDVSEQQFSSIMTLNYPFNQTELNQYLREAGYDNFSVKSAYSVSDTMYFETRRMKNPRDTVIFSISKKDSKLNLIARYDTVEENDYTIEYTLTGFSYNESDNSLYYILSTRKRDKNNVITGEKLEMCKLDLSSNSITVIDTILSKGF, from the coding sequence ATGAGCAATGAGCAAAACAGCAAAAATAATTCGAAAATAGTGTTGATTTCTTCAGTGGTAATTCTTATTTTGGTGTTTGTAGTTCTTGTATCAAAACTTGGTTCCGGTTCGAAGCCGTCTAATTCACCGGATTCTCCGAAGATTTCGCAATCCGATTACATAAAAGAAAAGATAAATACTCCTATAAACCTTGACACTTATGTAAAAAATGCTTTAACATGCGGTTCTCTTGCAGTAACAGACGATTACATTTTCTACTCAAATTCCGAAGGTCTCTACAGAATCAACAAAGACGGCTCAAACAAACTGGAACTGGAACAGGGAGAAATTTCAAACATCAATATATATAACAATTATTTATATTACACCAAGAGAATTTCAGAAAACAAAACCATAAGTAGTACCAACTATACTCACAATATTATCAAACAGTCTTTTGATGGATCTGAAAAAACTGAAATTGCCAGTATGAACTGTCAAAGGATAGATTCAATGCTGGCAGTCAACGACTTGTTAATATACAAACTTGTTATATTTGAAGGTGACGGCGGTAAAGACGATTATGGTGAAGAAACCGGAAAGCTCGTCAGCAAATACCAGGCCGTATCCCTTGAAAATCCCGAAGATATTGGTGATGTATCCGAACAACAGTTCAGCTCGATAATGACTCTGAATTACCCTTTTAATCAAACAGAACTTAACCAATACCTTCGCGAAGCAGGATACGATAATTTTTCCGTTAAGAGCGCATATTCCGTCAGTGATACAATGTACTTTGAAACACGACGCATGAAGAACCCCAGAGACACAGTTATATTCAGCATTTCCAAAAAAGACAGCAAACTTAATCTCATCGCCAGGTATGATACAGTGGAAGAAAATGATTATACTATTGAATATACTCTTACAGGTTTTTCTTACAACGAAAGCGACAACAGCCTGTATTATATACTGTCAACAAGAAAAAGGGACAAAAACAATGTTATCACAGGTGAAAAACTTGAAATGTGCAAACTGGATTTGAGCAGCAACTCAATAACAGTTATCGATACCATACTTTCTAAAGGGTTTTAG
- a CDS encoding copper amine oxidase N-terminal domain-containing protein, with protein MKNLKSRAFRFVVYTTLLCMLFLSTTLQSIASTNVKVYFNGKLMEFGTSANDPAPYIKEGRTLIPFRRIFEALGMDVGWDPVLRMVTAKGNGIEMTLYIGGKIAIVNGEEKELDVPAEITDDRTFVPLRFVSENCGAVVAWDDSTKSVYITMPNNIPSSPGEVLPTVERKSLGSEFKYKDLAVSFDEIIIEEIEKTNDVKITVKGKTNIEDSTFILELYNASGRSVKVRAFAIPSQSDTHKVVGSVFVSKSFVPKVMYVTIPYIDERYIRIGMYDL; from the coding sequence ATGAAAAACTTAAAATCTCGTGCCTTTCGTTTCGTCGTCTACACTACTCTGCTATGTATGTTATTCCTATCAACCACCCTTCAAAGCATAGCGTCTACCAACGTGAAAGTATATTTTAACGGTAAACTTATGGAATTCGGAACCAGCGCCAATGACCCGGCTCCTTATATTAAGGAAGGAAGGACTCTTATTCCGTTCCGCAGAATATTTGAAGCCCTGGGTATGGATGTGGGCTGGGATCCTGTACTTCGTATGGTCACAGCCAAAGGCAATGGCATTGAAATGACACTTTACATCGGTGGAAAAATTGCCATTGTAAACGGAGAAGAAAAAGAACTTGATGTACCTGCTGAAATAACGGACGACAGGACTTTTGTTCCGTTAAGATTTGTCAGTGAAAACTGTGGAGCGGTGGTTGCCTGGGATGACAGCACGAAGTCCGTATACATAACAATGCCCAATAACATACCGTCCTCTCCAGGAGAAGTATTGCCAACCGTCGAAAGAAAAAGTTTGGGTAGTGAGTTTAAATATAAAGACTTGGCCGTTTCCTTTGACGAAATCATTATCGAAGAAATAGAAAAAACTAATGACGTTAAAATAACTGTAAAAGGCAAAACCAATATTGAAGATTCCACTTTTATTCTCGAGCTTTATAATGCTTCCGGTAGATCTGTCAAAGTCAGAGCTTTTGCTATACCGTCACAATCTGACACACATAAAGTTGTAGGATCTGTTTTTGTCTCAAAATCTTTTGTGCCGAAAGTAATGTACGTAACAATACCATACATAGACGAAAGGTATATAAGAATTGGAATGTATGATCTCTGA
- a CDS encoding HD domain-containing protein: MANEKCIRDPVHNYIYLTDVEFKLIRHPLFQRLRFITQNGSAYYTYPSNKNCRFLHSLGSMKLGGDIFLNATENLSDGDVKEYLIQAYKMLDSIANNNLTIPIFDIIKEFASMNDKTFDKYGLSLHIDKSSIENEIKKEVFQMKFARAVLFQSVRLACILHDIGHFPFSHAVERAFSQYFDYLTGDQKKENQIYVKYHSKAEYVEKQIHERIGLGILQKIIPSSEKDFHKLCRHVARIILIGHSEYRNIVHPLYTIISSELDADRLDYSLRDPRSSGLELGAFDIERLLNNFTIYRENDKFEILPKVNALSSIESFYHQRFLIYKYLIYHHSKARMDEIVKEITFLLLEIYNSKEIKYDSVRRVLTDYNFDFLWEKCDEEEYYYCNENWYFTILQAIYIIIQGVSNPDDRTEKLKTLIETFIFRKTENIYSFFKRYDAYFDFMQKMYIKIKEAEDIEFGDFEKKMRGVIKDSINNNDLKELNDRLYKQDRVICLIAKTEPKVIKFLENQAFPFTSELHVAQQEKNGQKKKVPVTVFSPYLQSMAHASEKEQFFNVFIIKEGIKTDGQRRLLEKIRKEFMRFFVSKYKLCFGIE; this comes from the coding sequence ATGGCAAATGAGAAATGTATCAGGGATCCTGTTCATAATTATATATATTTAACCGATGTTGAATTTAAACTTATAAGACATCCTTTGTTTCAAAGATTGAGATTTATAACTCAGAACGGTTCGGCATATTATACTTATCCGTCAAACAAAAATTGCCGTTTTTTACATTCTCTTGGTTCTATGAAACTTGGAGGAGACATTTTCTTAAATGCCACAGAGAATTTGTCTGACGGGGATGTAAAAGAATACCTGATACAAGCTTATAAAATGTTGGATAGCATAGCAAATAACAATCTGACAATTCCTATTTTTGACATAATTAAAGAATTTGCCTCCATGAATGATAAAACGTTTGATAAATACGGGTTATCTTTGCATATAGACAAATCTTCGATAGAGAATGAAATAAAAAAAGAAGTGTTTCAAATGAAATTTGCCAGGGCGGTTTTATTTCAGAGCGTGAGGCTTGCGTGTATACTTCATGACATAGGCCATTTTCCGTTTAGTCATGCTGTGGAAAGAGCCTTTAGCCAATATTTTGATTATTTAACCGGGGATCAGAAAAAGGAAAACCAAATATATGTGAAATATCATTCAAAAGCAGAATATGTTGAAAAACAAATCCATGAAAGAATTGGTTTGGGAATATTGCAAAAGATTATTCCGTCAAGTGAAAAAGATTTTCATAAGCTGTGCAGGCATGTAGCAAGAATAATTCTTATTGGGCATTCGGAATACAGAAATATAGTGCATCCTTTATATACTATTATATCAAGTGAGTTGGATGCTGACAGGCTTGACTATTCGCTAAGGGACCCCCGTTCGTCAGGTCTTGAATTGGGAGCGTTTGATATTGAAAGATTGCTGAACAATTTTACAATATATAGAGAAAATGACAAATTTGAGATATTGCCAAAGGTAAATGCGCTTTCTTCAATTGAAAGTTTTTATCACCAGCGTTTCCTTATATACAAGTATTTAATATATCATCACAGTAAAGCCCGTATGGATGAAATTGTAAAGGAAATTACTTTTTTACTGCTTGAGATTTATAACAGCAAGGAGATAAAATACGATTCAGTCAGGAGAGTATTGACAGATTATAATTTCGATTTTCTTTGGGAAAAATGTGACGAAGAGGAGTATTATTATTGTAATGAAAATTGGTACTTTACTATTTTGCAGGCAATATATATAATTATACAAGGCGTCAGTAACCCTGATGACAGGACTGAGAAACTTAAGACTTTGATTGAGACTTTTATTTTCAGAAAAACTGAAAACATTTACTCATTTTTTAAAAGATATGATGCCTATTTTGATTTTATGCAAAAAATGTACATAAAGATAAAGGAAGCCGAAGATATAGAATTTGGTGATTTTGAAAAGAAGATGAGGGGTGTCATAAAAGATTCGATTAACAATAATGATTTGAAAGAACTGAATGATAGACTTTACAAACAGGACCGGGTTATTTGTTTGATTGCAAAAACTGAGCCCAAAGTGATAAAATTTTTGGAAAATCAGGCATTTCCATTCACATCGGAGTTACATGTTGCTCAACAGGAAAAAAACGGTCAGAAGAAAAAGGTACCTGTAACTGTATTTTCACCTTATCTGCAGAGTATGGCTCATGCATCGGAAAAAGAGCAATTCTTCAATGTGTTTATTATTAAAGAGGGGATTAAAACAGACGGCCAAAGAAGATTGTTGGAGAAGATCAGAAAGGAATTTATGCGCTTTTTTGTTTCAAAATACAAGCTTTGCTTTGGAATAGAATGA
- a CDS encoding DnaD domain-containing protein, protein MFFESCKSILYSDTLVPDIFITEYMPLLSSDSVKVYLYSLFLSKHNKKASTEEFAKSMGLEISTVKECLAQLESMGVLTWKEDGLVLHDLKEKEINKMYRLKTTSTPEEVASNCEKNKKRNEIIYTINNTFFQGVMSPSWYTDIDAWFDRYKFDEDVMLALFQYCFDHKGLIKPYIEKVAESWKNRNIRNAFDLDNYSIQYKKFKDVRSAIVKKLKLGRNLTEYEEAYVEKWVMDYNYDFDIIELALKKTTSKTNPNFDYLDSIITDWHNNNFKTKEEIMSYEAARKKKNSRTSSVSASVIVPQKGNFEQRKYEDEYLNSLYENA, encoded by the coding sequence ATGTTTTTTGAGTCCTGCAAATCAATTCTTTATTCGGATACCCTGGTTCCGGATATTTTTATTACCGAGTATATGCCTTTGCTCAGTTCCGACAGTGTAAAGGTTTACTTATACAGCCTTTTTTTAAGCAAACACAACAAGAAAGCTTCAACGGAAGAGTTTGCCAAAAGTATGGGGCTCGAGATCTCAACGGTAAAAGAATGCCTCGCACAGCTTGAAAGCATGGGTGTGCTTACGTGGAAGGAAGACGGTCTCGTTCTTCATGACCTGAAAGAAAAAGAGATCAACAAAATGTACCGCTTAAAAACCACCTCGACACCGGAGGAAGTTGCATCCAACTGCGAAAAAAACAAAAAACGCAATGAAATAATTTATACCATTAACAATACATTTTTCCAGGGAGTTATGTCTCCTTCATGGTACACCGATATCGATGCCTGGTTTGACCGGTATAAATTTGACGAGGACGTTATGCTGGCACTGTTTCAATATTGCTTTGATCATAAAGGCCTTATCAAACCTTACATAGAAAAAGTGGCCGAAAGCTGGAAAAACAGAAATATCAGAAATGCTTTTGACCTTGACAATTACTCCATCCAATACAAAAAATTCAAGGATGTTCGCAGTGCCATTGTCAAAAAGCTGAAACTGGGCCGAAACCTTACCGAGTATGAAGAGGCTTATGTTGAAAAGTGGGTTATGGATTACAATTATGATTTTGACATCATCGAACTTGCTTTGAAAAAGACAACTTCCAAAACCAACCCAAATTTTGATTATCTGGACAGTATAATTACCGACTGGCACAACAACAATTTCAAAACCAAGGAAGAAATAATGTCGTATGAGGCAGCACGGAAAAAGAAAAATTCCAGGACAAGTTCCGTATCCGCATCAGTCATTGTGCCTCAAAAAGGCAACTTTGAGCAAAGGAAATACGAAGACGAATATTTGAACAGTCTTTATGAAAATGCATAA
- a CDS encoding motility protein A: MDLATIIGLILGVICVIWSIMLDGSLLSFWDFASVIITLGGGLCATLVSCKITEFAKIMKVTVKVLRGKEPRPQDTIRMLVELSLKARREGLLSLESEQENIDNDFLKQSLQLVVDGVEPEVIVDTMDLELENMKARHDKGVSLFKTMAAQFPAWGMIGTLIGLIKLLESLDDPSKIGSAMAVALVTTFYGSILANLICNPIATKLAEKSKEEIQEKKMIIEGVLSIQAGENPRILEHKLKTFLSPKQKLEYDKMANQAAEERRSERGERSEKGREAAV, encoded by the coding sequence ATGGATCTAGCTACTATTATAGGGTTAATTTTAGGTGTTATATGTGTAATATGGTCTATTATGCTTGACGGTAGCCTATTGTCGTTCTGGGATTTTGCCTCGGTAATTATTACTCTTGGCGGGGGACTTTGTGCCACTCTTGTTTCATGTAAAATTACCGAATTTGCAAAGATAATGAAGGTAACTGTGAAGGTACTAAGAGGAAAAGAACCAAGGCCGCAGGACACCATCAGGATGCTTGTCGAGCTTTCGCTGAAAGCGAGAAGAGAAGGACTGCTTTCTCTTGAGTCTGAACAGGAAAATATTGACAACGATTTTCTGAAGCAATCTCTTCAACTTGTTGTTGATGGTGTTGAACCTGAAGTTATAGTTGATACAATGGATCTTGAATTAGAAAACATGAAAGCCCGCCATGACAAAGGCGTATCACTGTTTAAAACCATGGCAGCACAGTTCCCGGCATGGGGAATGATAGGTACTCTTATAGGCCTTATTAAACTGTTGGAATCACTGGATGATCCATCTAAAATCGGTTCTGCCATGGCGGTAGCGTTGGTCACAACTTTCTATGGAAGTATTCTTGCCAACCTGATATGCAACCCTATTGCAACTAAACTGGCTGAAAAGAGTAAAGAGGAAATACAGGAAAAAAAGATGATTATTGAAGGAGTTCTGTCCATACAAGCCGGAGAAAATCCAAGAATTTTGGAGCACAAACTGAAAACCTTCCTTTCGCCGAAACAAAAACTTGAATATGACAAGATGGCAAATCAGGCTGCAGAAGAAAGAAGAAGTGAGAGAGGCGAAAGAAGTGAAAAAGGCAGAGAAGCTGCTGTGTAA